The Balearica regulorum gibbericeps isolate bBalReg1 chromosome 22, bBalReg1.pri, whole genome shotgun sequence genome includes a region encoding these proteins:
- the UTP11 gene encoding putative U3 small nucleolar RNA-associated protein 11 produces MSAAFRKAAKSGQRPHRERAQPAARKKLGLLEKKKDYRLRAADYHKKQNALRALQKKALDKNPDEFYFKMIRAELQDGVHIIKQPKDEVTPEQVKLMRTQDIKYVEMKRVAEAKKIERLKSELHLLDAEGKNPNKHMFFFDTKKEVQEFDIATHLDTVPELVDRVYNRPTIATLQKETLKGATDPAHLKKLAQQRKNQYDLLKQRIEREKAMFVIAQKIQTRKDLLDKAHKVKVKKETTNGPAIYKFKFQRKR; encoded by the exons CCCGCCGCCCGGAAGAAGCTGGGCTTgctggagaagaagaaggaCTACAGGCTCCGAGCCGC tgactATCACAAGAAACAGAATGCCCTCAGAGCACTTCAAAAGAAAGCTCTGGACAAGAATCCTGATGAGTTCTACTTTAAAATGATACGTGCAGAGCTCCAG GATGGAGTTCATATAATAAAGCAGCCAAAGGATGAAGTGACCCCCGAACAGGTGAAATTGATGAGGACACAGGATATTAAATATGTGGAAATGAAGAGAGTGGCAGAAGCCAAG AAAATCGAGAGGCTGAAGTCTGAGCTCCATCTGCTGGatgcagaggggaagaatcCCAACAAGCACATGTTCTTTTTTGATACCAAAAAAGAAG TTCAGGAGTTTGATATTGCAACTCATCTGGACACTGTTCCAGAGCTCGTAGATAGAGTGTACAACCGACCAACCATTGCAACGCTGCAGAAAGAGACGCTGAAAGGAGCTACTGATCCTGCCCATTTAAAG aaattagCCCAGCAAAGGAAGAATCAATATGACCTCCTGAAGCAGCgcattgaaagagaaaaggccATGTTTGTTATTGCACAGAAAATCCAGACACGTAAAGATCTTTTG gACAAAGCCCATAAAGTAAAGGTGAAGAAAGAGACAACAAATGGTCCAGCAATTTACAAATTCAAATTTCAGCGGAAACGTTAG